In the Sulfitobacter pacificus genome, one interval contains:
- a CDS encoding glycine reductase: MSKTDKPIAYMQRTRDYYLALGYGAPYVWASFADVPFTPLAKPLAECTLALVSTAAPYQPDKGDQGPGAPYNAAAKFYEVYAQPTAGTPDLRISHIAIDRDHTTAEDPASYFPLATMKDAVAAGRIGKLADRFFGLPTNRSQRTTIEVDAPALLALCRENGVDAAVLVPNCPVCHQSVSIAARQLEEAGIATVIMGCAKDIVAHVGVPRFLFSDFPLGNAAGRPNDPASQAATLAMALDLLETAQLPRTTRQSPLKWNGAADWKDDYSNPAKLTAVEIARRKRAFDEGKATAKQVLNS, translated from the coding sequence ATGAGCAAAACTGACAAGCCGATTGCCTATATGCAACGCACCCGCGACTATTATCTGGCGCTGGGCTACGGTGCCCCCTACGTTTGGGCCAGTTTTGCGGATGTGCCCTTTACCCCGCTGGCAAAACCACTGGCGGAATGCACCCTTGCCTTGGTTAGCACGGCGGCACCCTACCAGCCGGACAAGGGTGATCAGGGCCCCGGCGCCCCTTATAATGCCGCCGCCAAATTCTATGAAGTCTATGCCCAACCAACAGCCGGCACCCCCGATCTGCGGATTTCCCACATCGCCATCGACCGCGATCACACAACAGCCGAAGATCCGGCAAGCTACTTCCCTCTGGCGACCATGAAAGACGCGGTTGCTGCCGGGCGTATTGGCAAACTCGCGGATCGGTTTTTCGGATTGCCCACCAACCGCTCCCAGCGCACAACCATTGAGGTGGACGCCCCCGCCCTCCTTGCTCTCTGTCGTGAAAACGGGGTGGATGCCGCCGTGCTGGTGCCGAACTGCCCTGTATGCCATCAATCCGTTTCAATCGCCGCCCGCCAGTTGGAAGAAGCCGGTATCGCAACTGTCATCATGGGCTGTGCCAAGGATATCGTCGCACATGTCGGCGTGCCGCGCTTCCTGTTCAGTGACTTCCCATTGGGCAATGCCGCGGGCCGCCCGAATGATCCCGCATCGCAGGCCGCGACCCTAGCGATGGCCTTGGACCTGTTGGAAACCGCCCAACTGCCCCGCACCACCCGGCAATCCCCTCTTAAATGGAATGGCGCTGCGGATTGGAAAGACGACTATTCCAACCCAGCCAAACTTACGGCGGTAGAGATCGCACGTCGAAAACGGGCCTTTGACGAGGGTAAGGCCACCGCCAAACAAGTGTTGAACAGCTAG
- a CDS encoding imm11 family protein yields MPYALDIPRHLPGCLNWSDLPGTPKDSAAPTRLRREPAKLLPPIRFIQEHYEEDLKRFPVPRTLPDIFQGRWSGSFFVSERFRRVVSDMEAVKHHFQPVDLTMLDGTRFPTGYFALGIADSVVAIDAENSEVKAKFFDGKKFYYLATDNSQNTGMKDKSFSGDFFGYVGAKGQPFIQWKEEQLDGRHLWMDKHYPSEAFISDALARAFKREGITGLSLRPSAITGGSERSSRGYLQRLGKRLRHLQSRRYDALEDH; encoded by the coding sequence ATGCCCTACGCCCTTGATATCCCCCGCCATCTGCCCGGTTGTTTGAACTGGTCCGATTTGCCGGGGACACCCAAAGACAGCGCCGCGCCAACCAGATTAAGGCGCGAGCCGGCCAAGCTCTTGCCGCCAATTCGCTTTATTCAAGAACACTACGAAGAAGACTTGAAACGCTTTCCCGTTCCCAGAACCTTGCCTGACATTTTCCAAGGGCGCTGGTCCGGCAGCTTTTTCGTATCCGAGCGGTTTAGGAGGGTCGTGTCTGACATGGAGGCGGTCAAACACCACTTTCAGCCCGTTGATTTGACCATGCTTGACGGCACAAGGTTCCCCACAGGGTATTTTGCGCTTGGGATTGCTGATTCCGTGGTGGCGATTGATGCGGAAAACTCCGAAGTGAAGGCAAAATTCTTCGACGGAAAGAAGTTCTATTATCTGGCGACAGACAATTCGCAAAACACCGGCATGAAAGATAAATCCTTTAGCGGAGATTTCTTCGGTTATGTCGGTGCGAAGGGGCAACCGTTTATCCAGTGGAAAGAGGAGCAATTAGACGGAAGGCACCTTTGGATGGATAAACACTATCCATCAGAGGCGTTCATTTCGGACGCGCTGGCCCGGGCCTTCAAACGCGAAGGCATCACCGGCTTGTCCCTTCGCCCCTCGGCCATCACAGGCGGGTCCGAACGGTCCTCTCGTGGCTATCTTCAACGATTGGGGAAACGGCTGCGGCACTTGCAATCACGACGCTATGACGCATTGGAAGATCACTAG
- a CDS encoding LysE family translocator, giving the protein MEPYALLLFAFALLINAGTPGPSIAALVSRVLSNGWRDIAPFLAAMWIGEVIWLSVAMAGLSALAETFHVAFVILKYCGVAYLMFLAWKMWHAPVAADGDTLPEGRGGWSMFATGLALTLGNPKIMVFYLALLPTLIDVTNASLSLWALVAVVTVAALAFIDIFWVALAHHARKFLRTPRAMKIANRVGASSLGGAAAVIATR; this is encoded by the coding sequence ATGGAACCCTATGCACTTCTTCTTTTCGCCTTCGCCCTGCTGATCAATGCTGGCACACCCGGGCCAAGTATCGCGGCATTGGTGTCGCGTGTTCTGTCAAACGGCTGGCGCGACATTGCGCCTTTTCTGGCTGCGATGTGGATCGGCGAGGTCATCTGGCTGAGCGTTGCCATGGCTGGCTTGTCCGCATTGGCAGAGACCTTTCACGTAGCTTTCGTAATCCTGAAATATTGCGGAGTGGCTTACCTGATGTTTCTGGCGTGGAAAATGTGGCATGCGCCTGTTGCCGCGGATGGCGACACCTTGCCAGAGGGGCGCGGCGGGTGGTCGATGTTTGCCACCGGTTTGGCGCTGACACTGGGGAATCCCAAAATCATGGTTTTCTATCTCGCCCTTCTGCCCACGCTGATCGATGTGACCAACGCGTCCCTGTCGCTGTGGGCGCTTGTTGCAGTGGTGACTGTGGCCGCCTTGGCTTTCATCGATATTTTCTGGGTCGCGCTTGCGCATCATGCGCGAAAATTTCTGAGAACGCCGCGGGCGATGAAGATTGCCAACCGTGTCGGGGCAAGTTCCCTTGGTGGGGCAGCTGCGGTGATTGCCACGCGATAG
- a CDS encoding AraC family transcriptional regulator, which produces MNISRARRSADLRPQDLTPGLERSCTEDWVAAAPWQTGIQRIEAYFSGDAYAPHRHDTYSIGYTIRGVQSFDYRGTRADSLAGQVMVLHPDEIHTGQAGTEDGFHYRMLYVEPALVREALGPTASALPFLSTAVLSDPRLMYAVHSAFSDMEAPLEPVALVELAVLLADGLRANDRSAHRASSALIDVQAAARAKEYLDAHQDHIVKSEELEAVTGLDRYALARQFRKAFGTSPYRYLTMRRLDRARSDIAGGLTLADAAMKAGFSDQAHMTRRFKANYGISPGQWQRLVRRAGTAAPS; this is translated from the coding sequence ATGAACATTTCACGCGCACGACGATCCGCTGACCTAAGACCACAGGACCTGACCCCGGGTCTTGAACGTTCGTGCACGGAAGATTGGGTTGCTGCCGCGCCTTGGCAAACAGGCATCCAGCGGATTGAAGCGTATTTTTCCGGCGATGCTTATGCGCCGCACCGGCATGACACCTATTCTATCGGGTATACGATTAGAGGGGTTCAAAGCTTTGACTATCGGGGAACCCGCGCGGATAGCCTTGCAGGGCAGGTAATGGTGCTGCATCCTGATGAAATCCACACCGGGCAGGCGGGAACCGAGGACGGTTTTCACTATCGGATGCTTTATGTTGAACCAGCCTTGGTGCGTGAAGCCCTTGGGCCAACGGCAAGCGCGCTGCCATTTCTAAGCACCGCAGTATTGAGCGACCCGCGGTTGATGTACGCGGTGCATTCGGCCTTTTCGGATATGGAGGCTCCGCTGGAACCGGTCGCCTTGGTTGAGCTGGCGGTGCTGTTGGCGGATGGGCTGCGCGCAAATGACCGGTCGGCCCATCGTGCATCCAGTGCCTTGATTGATGTGCAGGCAGCGGCGCGTGCCAAGGAATATCTTGATGCGCACCAGGATCACATCGTGAAATCGGAGGAACTTGAGGCTGTCACCGGGCTGGACCGATATGCCCTGGCCAGACAGTTCCGAAAAGCCTTTGGAACAAGCCCCTACCGGTATCTTACCATGCGCCGTCTGGATCGGGCGCGGTCAGATATTGCGGGCGGGCTTACCTTGGCAGATGCGGCAATGAAGGCGGGTTTCAGCGATCAAGCCCATATGACGCGGCGGTTCAAGGCAAACTATGGTATTTCTCCCGGCCAATGGCAGCGCCTCGTTCGTCGGGCCGGAACTGCGGCCCCTTCATAG
- a CDS encoding cupin domain-containing protein produces the protein MKPVNLSEKLGYFSTHWDPHVIADYNENEVMVVKIMGEYPFHKHEETDDFFYVLEGELQMDIQGEPSHTIKAGELFIVPKGIVHRPRATSEAKVLLIEPKGEPNSGDADREAAPKTRI, from the coding sequence ATGAAACCCGTCAACCTGTCTGAAAAACTAGGATATTTTTCCACCCATTGGGACCCTCATGTCATTGCCGACTATAACGAAAACGAGGTGATGGTGGTAAAGATCATGGGTGAATACCCTTTCCACAAGCATGAGGAAACCGATGATTTCTTTTATGTTCTTGAGGGTGAACTGCAAATGGACATTCAGGGCGAACCCTCCCACACCATCAAAGCGGGCGAATTGTTCATCGTTCCCAAAGGTATTGTTCACCGGCCAAGAGCCACCAGTGAAGCCAAGGTGCTGTTGATTGAACCAAAGGGCGAACCGAACTCTGGCGATGCTGATCGTGAAGCGGCACCAAAGACCCGGATTTGA
- the thiD gene encoding bifunctional hydroxymethylpyrimidine kinase/phosphomethylpyrimidine kinase — translation MTKETPIALTIAGSDSGGGAGIQADLKAISANGVYGASVITAVTAQNTATVTAVHEVPAAVVAAQIDAVLSDIDVNVIKLGMLFSVPIIAATAQRLAAFTGPVVVDPVMIAKSGDALLQDAAVDALIAQILPHATLLTPNLPEAARLLNTTEAITPEEVAAQGQALIKMGPKAVLMKGGHARGKTCTDLLVDATGVIASFTTPRIDTRNTHGTGCTYAASIAAQLAHGRDLKEAVARAHAYLQAAIKAADRLHIGKGHGPVHHFHGHWS, via the coding sequence GTGACGAAAGAAACACCCATCGCCCTGACCATTGCAGGATCCGACAGCGGTGGCGGTGCAGGCATTCAGGCGGATCTCAAGGCGATTTCGGCAAATGGCGTCTACGGGGCCAGCGTCATCACCGCGGTGACAGCACAAAACACAGCCACAGTCACCGCAGTGCATGAGGTTCCGGCCGCTGTTGTTGCGGCGCAAATTGATGCGGTCCTATCGGACATTGATGTGAATGTGATCAAGCTGGGGATGTTGTTCTCTGTGCCGATCATCGCGGCAACGGCCCAACGACTTGCGGCCTTTACTGGCCCCGTTGTTGTCGATCCGGTGATGATTGCCAAATCGGGTGATGCGCTGTTGCAGGATGCTGCCGTGGATGCGCTCATTGCGCAGATCCTGCCCCATGCCACACTTCTCACGCCGAACCTGCCCGAAGCGGCGCGCCTGCTGAACACCACAGAGGCGATAACGCCCGAGGAGGTGGCGGCGCAGGGACAAGCCCTGATCAAAATGGGGCCAAAGGCAGTCTTGATGAAGGGAGGCCATGCACGCGGCAAGACCTGCACCGACCTTCTTGTTGACGCAACCGGCGTGATCGCCAGCTTTACAACACCACGGATCGACACCCGCAACACCCATGGCACCGGATGCACCTATGCCGCCAGCATTGCGGCGCAGCTTGCCCATGGGCGCGACCTCAAAGAGGCCGTCGCACGGGCACATGCCTATCTTCAGGCGGCAATCAAAGCGGCGGATAGGTTGCATATCGGCAAGGGGCACGGCCCGGTGCATCACTTTCACGGCCATTGGTCATGA
- a CDS encoding FAD-dependent oxidoreductase: MTQIAIIGAGVAGLCAARALSDRGADVVVVDRHADIGEHACSWLAGGMLAPFCEGESAEEPVVRLGGEAADWWATKTDTLRRCGSLVVSPARDKSDLIRFARRTTGFREVDRTGIATLEPDLGERFGKGLFFESEAHLAPRAALSQLRAGLVADGVQFVQDNADPVQYAKRCLTIDCRGFQAKDNLHDLRGVKGEMLLLSCPDVSLNRPIRMLHPRVPLYIVPRGDGVFMLGATMVEGRAGKHVSARALLELLSAAYALNPAFGEAEVLEIGVDSRPAFPDNLPRIRRSGNLIHANGLFRHGFLLAPAMARMLAELIFDNKTPEVMDETAA, encoded by the coding sequence ATGACGCAGATAGCGATCATCGGGGCGGGCGTTGCCGGTCTTTGCGCAGCCCGGGCGCTGTCGGATCGCGGCGCTGATGTTGTTGTCGTGGATCGCCATGCTGACATCGGGGAACACGCCTGTTCATGGTTGGCCGGGGGGATGTTGGCACCGTTCTGCGAAGGAGAAAGTGCCGAGGAACCTGTGGTCCGTCTGGGTGGTGAAGCAGCCGATTGGTGGGCGACAAAAACCGATACCCTGCGACGTTGCGGCTCGCTGGTGGTCTCCCCCGCGCGCGACAAATCCGACCTTATCAGATTCGCCCGGCGTACAACCGGTTTCCGCGAAGTCGACCGCACCGGGATTGCAACCCTTGAACCAGATCTGGGAGAGCGTTTCGGGAAAGGGTTGTTCTTTGAGAGCGAAGCCCATCTTGCCCCGCGTGCGGCGCTGTCTCAACTGCGTGCCGGCCTTGTGGCTGATGGCGTTCAGTTCGTCCAAGACAACGCGGACCCGGTCCAATATGCAAAACGCTGCCTGACCATCGATTGCAGAGGGTTTCAGGCAAAGGACAACCTGCATGATCTGCGCGGCGTCAAAGGCGAGATGTTGCTGCTGTCCTGCCCTGACGTGAGCCTAAACCGCCCGATCAGGATGCTGCACCCTCGTGTGCCCCTTTACATCGTGCCACGCGGGGACGGTGTTTTCATGCTGGGGGCGACGATGGTCGAAGGTCGTGCAGGCAAACATGTCAGCGCCCGTGCCCTGCTGGAATTGCTTAGTGCGGCTTATGCGTTGAACCCTGCCTTTGGCGAGGCCGAGGTGCTTGAGATTGGAGTCGATAGCCGCCCCGCCTTTCCCGACAACCTGCCCCGCATCCGGCGCAGTGGCAATTTGATTCACGCCAATGGGTTGTTCCGCCACGGTTTTCTTCTGGCCCCCGCCATGGCGCGGATGCTGGCCGAATTGATATTCGACAATAAAACTCCGGAGGTAATGGATGAAACTGCTGCTTAA
- the thiS gene encoding sulfur carrier protein ThiS, translated as MKLLLNGAPINAQATTLADLLVAEGFGGAKVATAVNGTFVPAPERADYALSAGDAVEVLAPMQGG; from the coding sequence ATGAAACTGCTGCTTAACGGTGCGCCAATCAATGCGCAGGCGACGACATTGGCCGATCTGCTTGTGGCCGAGGGGTTTGGCGGGGCCAAGGTTGCGACCGCCGTAAATGGCACCTTTGTTCCTGCACCCGAACGGGCGGATTATGCTCTCTCGGCAGGTGACGCGGTTGAGGTCCTTGCCCCGATGCAGGGCGGATAG
- a CDS encoding thiazole synthase codes for MRDFYGTALANGLMLGTAQYPSPAILKDAFERSGASVATVSLRRESGQDRAGQDFWHLIRALDVHLLPNTAGCHSVKEAVTTAHMAREVFDTKWIKLEVIGEEDLLQPDVFGLVEAARILTEDGFQVFPYTTEDLVVAERLLHAGCEVLMPWGAPIGSGLGLNNIFGLRAMRAHFPDVPLVIDAGLGLPSQAAAAMELGFDAVLLNTAVAKAGDPAAMAAAFAAAVNAGQLAQAADPMEPRDMAAPSTPVIGKAFLI; via the coding sequence ATGCGTGACTTTTACGGAACGGCATTGGCCAATGGCCTCATGCTTGGGACGGCGCAATACCCCTCGCCCGCGATCTTGAAGGACGCCTTTGAACGCAGTGGCGCAAGTGTCGCCACAGTATCCTTACGCCGCGAAAGCGGACAGGACCGCGCCGGACAGGATTTTTGGCATTTGATCCGTGCGCTTGATGTGCATCTTCTGCCCAATACCGCCGGATGCCACAGCGTGAAAGAGGCAGTGACAACCGCACATATGGCCCGCGAGGTGTTTGATACCAAATGGATCAAGCTGGAGGTGATTGGAGAAGAGGATCTGCTGCAACCTGATGTTTTCGGACTGGTCGAAGCGGCACGTATTCTGACCGAGGACGGTTTTCAGGTGTTCCCCTATACCACCGAGGATCTGGTCGTCGCGGAACGGCTGTTGCACGCCGGCTGTGAGGTTCTGATGCCATGGGGTGCGCCCATCGGGTCTGGTCTGGGGTTGAACAACATTTTCGGGCTGCGGGCCATGCGCGCGCATTTCCCAGACGTGCCATTGGTTATTGATGCAGGCCTTGGTCTCCCCTCACAGGCTGCCGCCGCGATGGAACTGGGTTTTGATGCTGTTCTGCTGAACACCGCTGTGGCCAAGGCTGGTGACCCCGCTGCCATGGCCGCCGCCTTTGCCGCTGCGGTCAACGCGGGTCAATTGGCGCAGGCCGCCGACCCGATGGAACCACGTGACATGGCCGCCCCGTCTACCCCGGTGATCGGAAAGGCCTTTCTGATATGA
- a CDS encoding thiamine phosphate synthase gives MSLDRFYPIFDSADWMERLVPLGIKLVQLRIKDVSADVVYSHIDRAKSICAQHDCTLIINDYWQAAIDAGCDYVHLGQEDLDTADITAIRAAGLRLGISTHDKAELKRAMALAPDYIALGPIYPTILKKMKWREQGIAKLTTWRSLIGTTPLVAIGGMSVSRAAGAFEAGADVVAAVTDITLNESPENRVRAWLEATR, from the coding sequence ATGAGCCTGGATCGTTTTTATCCGATTTTTGACAGCGCCGATTGGATGGAGCGGTTGGTTCCGCTGGGGATCAAACTGGTTCAACTGCGGATCAAGGATGTTTCTGCTGATGTTGTGTATTCCCATATTGATCGCGCCAAATCGATATGTGCGCAGCACGATTGCACGCTGATTATCAACGATTATTGGCAAGCCGCAATTGATGCGGGCTGCGACTATGTTCACCTTGGGCAGGAAGACCTTGATACTGCCGACATCACCGCGATCCGCGCTGCCGGGCTGCGGCTTGGCATCAGTACCCACGACAAGGCAGAGCTGAAACGTGCCATGGCGCTTGCCCCCGATTACATCGCGCTGGGGCCAATTTATCCCACGATCCTGAAGAAAATGAAGTGGCGGGAGCAGGGCATCGCAAAGCTGACCACCTGGCGCAGTTTAATTGGAACCACGCCGCTGGTGGCAATAGGCGGCATGTCCGTCTCCCGCGCGGCAGGCGCGTTTGAGGCAGGCGCGGATGTGGTCGCCGCAGTCACCGACATCACCTTGAACGAAAGCCCCGAGAACCGGGTCCGCGCATGGCTGGAGGCGACAAGATGA
- a CDS encoding HesA/MoeB/ThiF family protein: MSRYARQICLPEVGETGQAAIKAAHVLVVGAGGLAAPVLQYLTGAGVGRMTVVDGDVVSLSNLHRQTLFRTSDIGLSKAVVAAKTLRELNSECRIEAVETPLDPANVTALVAQCTLVLDCADSFAVSYILSDTCKMLGVPLISASALGMTGYVGGFCGTAPSMRAVFPGLPDRAATCATAGVMGPVVGMIGTAQAQMAMAYLIGQTPSPLGQLIRFDMQNFRGSGFRFDSAPEPAADLTFIAASDVTAEDFVIELRDIDEAAIPATENARRLTVAACAAQTLTPAADQRAVFICRSGLRAWQAASHLRTYWDGKITLIAMGDTPPTERKPI, encoded by the coding sequence ATGAGCCGATATGCCCGTCAAATCTGCCTTCCCGAAGTTGGTGAAACGGGTCAAGCCGCGATTAAGGCCGCGCATGTTCTTGTAGTGGGCGCTGGCGGCTTGGCGGCGCCTGTTCTGCAATATCTGACCGGTGCGGGCGTTGGCCGCATGACGGTGGTGGACGGTGATGTGGTGTCCCTGTCCAACCTGCACCGGCAAACCCTGTTCCGCACGTCGGACATCGGATTGTCCAAAGCGGTTGTCGCGGCAAAAACATTGCGGGAGCTGAACAGCGAATGCAGGATTGAAGCCGTTGAAACCCCGCTTGATCCGGCAAATGTGACAGCTTTGGTGGCGCAGTGCACTTTGGTGCTGGATTGCGCCGACAGTTTCGCCGTCAGTTATATCCTGTCTGATACCTGCAAAATGCTGGGTGTCCCGCTGATCAGCGCCTCAGCCTTGGGAATGACCGGCTATGTTGGCGGGTTTTGCGGTACAGCACCATCCATGCGGGCGGTCTTCCCGGGTTTGCCGGACCGCGCCGCCACCTGTGCCACGGCCGGGGTTATGGGCCCCGTTGTCGGCATGATTGGCACAGCACAGGCGCAAATGGCGATGGCCTATCTTATCGGTCAGACACCCTCCCCTTTGGGCCAGTTGATCCGCTTTGACATGCAAAACTTCCGCGGCAGCGGTTTTCGTTTCGACAGCGCACCGGAACCTGCCGCAGATCTGACCTTTATCGCGGCATCCGATGTCACCGCCGAGGATTTTGTCATCGAATTGCGCGACATCGACGAGGCGGCAATCCCAGCAACCGAAAACGCACGACGCCTGACCGTTGCGGCATGTGCCGCGCAAACCCTGACACCCGCCGCCGATCAACGCGCCGTTTTCATTTGCCGATCCGGTTTGCGGGCCTGGCAGGCGGCCAGTCACCTTCGGACCTATTGGGACGGAAAAATCACCTTAATCGCAATGGGCGACACGCCACCAACAGAAAGAAAACCCATATGA
- a CDS encoding ABC transporter substrate-binding protein, translated as MKLTSVTAALAFAASPLMAQDDMTVLLDWFVNPDHGPLIIAQEKGYFAEQDLNVKIIAPADPSDPPKLVAAGKAELAISYQPQLHMQIHEGLPLQRVGTLVATPLNCLLALAEGPIQSPADLAGKKVGFSVGGVEEAVLGSILRHHGLSLDDVELVNVNWSLSPSLMSGQVDAVIGAYRNFELNQMEIEGVEGNCFFVEEEGLPAYDELIYVANTDTMDKEMIARFLAATEKATQYIVNHPEDSWELFAGTSAELQDELNAKAWVDTFPRFALRPTAMDAGRYAAFEAFLHEADLIPSQNPVSKIAIDVTVK; from the coding sequence ATGAAACTAACATCTGTAACCGCAGCGCTTGCTTTCGCGGCCTCCCCCCTGATGGCCCAGGACGATATGACCGTCTTGCTGGATTGGTTCGTCAATCCCGACCACGGCCCCCTGATCATCGCGCAGGAAAAAGGGTATTTTGCCGAACAGGACCTGAACGTCAAGATCATCGCCCCCGCTGATCCGTCAGACCCGCCCAAACTGGTCGCCGCCGGCAAAGCGGAACTGGCGATTTCATATCAGCCTCAACTGCACATGCAGATCCACGAAGGCCTGCCTTTGCAACGGGTTGGCACATTGGTTGCCACCCCGTTGAACTGCCTGTTGGCACTGGCAGAGGGGCCCATCCAATCTCCGGCGGATCTGGCGGGCAAAAAGGTTGGCTTCTCGGTCGGCGGTGTCGAGGAGGCGGTTCTGGGTTCCATACTGCGCCATCATGGGCTGTCGCTGGATGACGTCGAATTGGTCAATGTGAACTGGTCGCTGTCCCCCTCCCTGATGTCAGGTCAGGTGGATGCCGTTATCGGTGCCTACCGCAATTTTGAACTGAACCAGATGGAGATCGAAGGGGTTGAGGGCAATTGCTTCTTTGTCGAGGAGGAGGGCCTGCCAGCCTATGATGAGCTGATCTATGTTGCCAACACCGACACGATGGACAAAGAGATGATCGCCCGCTTCCTCGCCGCGACAGAGAAAGCGACCCAATACATCGTGAACCATCCCGAAGACAGCTGGGAGCTCTTTGCCGGCACCTCCGCCGAGCTGCAGGACGAGCTGAACGCCAAGGCATGGGTTGACACATTCCCACGTTTTGCACTGCGTCCCACAGCCATGGACGCGGGCCGCTACGCAGCGTTTGAAGCGTTTTTACACGAGGCTGACCTGATCCCATCACAAAACCCCGTTTCCAAAATCGCAATCGATGTGACCGTAAAATGA